A window of the Candidatus Tisiphia endosymbiont of Dascillus cervinus genome harbors these coding sequences:
- the secE gene encoding preprotein translocase subunit SecE, protein MLKENRVYKFYEQVKQEVYKIVWLGKKELITSTLIVVVAVFIFSIICLVLDYGIHSIMQVLLNIGK, encoded by the coding sequence ATGTTAAAGGAAAATAGAGTCTACAAATTTTACGAGCAAGTAAAGCAAGAAGTTTATAAAATTGTTTGGCTTGGTAAGAAAGAGTTGATAACTTCAACTCTTATAGTAGTGGTGGCTGTATTTATTTTTAGTATAATTTGTTTGGTGTTAGACTACGGTATACATAGCATAATGCAAGTTTTACTTAATATTGGGAAGTAA
- the fusA gene encoding elongation factor G, which produces MAITEFSLANTRNIGICAHIDAGKTTTTERILFYTGKSHKIGEVHEGGATMDWMAQEQERGITITSAATTCYWKNIRINIIDTPGHVDFTIEVERSLRVLDGAVAVFDGVAGVEPQSEIVWRQADKYKVPRMCFVNKMDRMGANFYKCVEMIKDRLGAKPLVIQLPVGIEENFKGVIDLIKMQAIIWKDESLGAEYSYQEIPADMLEKAEEYRALLIEMVAEADDHLMEKYLLGEEFTEEEIQVVIRKGTIDRVFFPVLCGSAFKNKGVQPLLDAVVDYLPSPIDIGIVKGIDINFGEEKDFKISASEPFSALAFKVMTDPFVGSLTFIRIYSGKISSGATVINTVKDQKERVGRMLLMHANEREDIKEAFAGDIVALAGLKNTTTGDTLCDPDKQVILERMEFPEPVIELAVEPKSTADQEKMGMALSRLAAEDPSFRVSTDQESGQTVIKGMGELHLEIMVDRMKREFKVEANIGAPQVAYRETITKLCEIDYTHKKQSGGAGQFARVKIIFEPQEAGTGFAFESKIVGGSIPKEFIPGVEKGLNNIKDTGVVAGYPMIDFKATLIDGAFHDVDSSVLAFEIAAKAAFREGMPKGNPKLLEPIMKVEVITPNEYMGDIIGDLNSRRGQMQSMDPRGNAQVITANVPLVEMFGYVSTLRSLSQGRSQYSMVFSHYEQVPLQVAETIKAKK; this is translated from the coding sequence ATGGCGATTACAGAATTTTCTCTTGCTAATACTCGTAATATAGGTATTTGTGCTCATATTGACGCTGGTAAAACTACTACAACCGAGCGTATTCTCTTTTATACAGGAAAATCACATAAAATTGGTGAAGTTCATGAAGGTGGTGCCACTATGGATTGGATGGCACAAGAGCAGGAACGTGGTATCACCATTACTTCTGCTGCTACTACCTGTTACTGGAAAAATATAAGGATTAACATTATTGATACTCCAGGTCACGTAGATTTTACTATAGAAGTAGAAAGGTCTTTACGTGTTTTAGATGGAGCGGTGGCGGTATTTGATGGTGTGGCCGGTGTTGAACCTCAGTCAGAAATAGTTTGGAGACAAGCTGATAAATATAAAGTACCTAGAATGTGCTTTGTCAATAAAATGGACAGAATGGGTGCTAATTTCTACAAATGTGTAGAAATGATTAAAGATCGTCTTGGTGCAAAACCTCTAGTAATTCAGTTGCCAGTTGGTATTGAAGAGAATTTCAAAGGAGTTATTGATTTAATCAAGATGCAGGCAATAATTTGGAAGGATGAATCTCTTGGAGCTGAATATTCGTACCAAGAAATCCCTGCTGATATGTTAGAAAAGGCTGAAGAATATCGTGCTTTGCTAATTGAAATGGTTGCTGAGGCTGATGATCATTTGATGGAGAAATATTTATTAGGTGAAGAATTTACTGAGGAAGAAATTCAAGTAGTAATAAGGAAAGGAACGATTGACCGAGTCTTTTTTCCTGTGTTATGTGGTAGTGCCTTTAAAAATAAAGGTGTGCAACCTTTGCTAGATGCGGTTGTTGACTACTTACCTTCACCAATCGATATTGGAATAGTCAAGGGAATAGATATTAATTTTGGAGAAGAAAAAGATTTTAAAATATCAGCATCTGAACCTTTCTCTGCTTTAGCTTTTAAGGTAATGACCGATCCATTTGTGGGATCTCTTACATTTATCAGGATTTACTCTGGTAAGATTAGTTCAGGTGCTACTGTCATTAATACGGTAAAAGACCAAAAAGAACGAGTAGGTAGGATGCTTCTTATGCATGCTAATGAAAGAGAAGATATTAAAGAAGCTTTTGCAGGAGATATTGTTGCTCTAGCTGGTCTTAAAAATACCACTACTGGTGATACTTTGTGTGATCCGGATAAGCAGGTTATTTTGGAGAGAATGGAATTTCCTGAACCGGTTATTGAATTAGCTGTAGAGCCAAAATCAACTGCTGATCAAGAAAAAATGGGAATGGCATTGTCTAGGTTAGCTGCTGAAGATCCATCTTTTAGAGTATCAACTGATCAGGAAAGCGGTCAAACTGTTATTAAAGGTATGGGTGAACTGCATCTAGAGATTATGGTTGATCGTATGAAACGTGAGTTTAAAGTTGAGGCTAACATTGGAGCACCACAAGTAGCCTATCGAGAAACAATTACCAAGCTTTGTGAAATTGATTATACTCATAAAAAGCAATCTGGTGGAGCTGGGCAATTTGCACGGGTTAAAATAATATTTGAACCTCAAGAAGCTGGAACAGGATTTGCTTTTGAAAGCAAAATTGTTGGAGGATCTATACCCAAAGAATTTATTCCTGGTGTTGAAAAGGGTCTAAATAATATAAAAGATACAGGTGTAGTTGCCGGCTATCCAATGATTGATTTTAAAGCAACCTTGATAGATGGAGCGTTCCACGATGTAGATTCAAGTGTACTTGCATTTGAGATTGCTGCAAAAGCTGCTTTTAGAGAAGGTATGCCAAAAGGTAATCCAAAATTACTTGAACCAATTATGAAGGTTGAAGTAATTACTCCTAATGAGTATATGGGGGATATTATTGGTGATCTAAACAGTCGTAGAGGGCAAATGCAAAGTATGGATCCAAGAGGTAATGCACAAGTTATAACTGCAAATGTGCCATTGGTCGAGATGTTTGGGTATGTTAGTACTTTGAGATCTTTATCACAAGGTAGATCTCAATATAGTATGGTTTTTTCTCATTATGAGCAAGTACCATTACAGGTGGCCGAAACTATTAAAGCTAAGAAATAA
- the rpsG gene encoding 30S ribosomal protein S7 yields MSRRHAAEKRVILPDMKYNSPLLARFINNIMKEGKKALAEKIVYSAFSKIEKKHRVDPYETFNNAMNNVKPYLEVTSVRVGGANYQVPSPVDERRGYALASRWIINAANKRSEKMMIDKLAEELFEASNNRGVAIKKREDTHKMAEANKAFAHFSPKKSQPR; encoded by the coding sequence ATGTCACGTCGTCATGCCGCAGAGAAAAGGGTTATCTTGCCTGATATGAAATATAATAGTCCTCTGCTTGCTAGGTTTATTAATAATATCATGAAGGAAGGGAAAAAAGCTCTAGCCGAAAAGATAGTATATTCTGCTTTTAGTAAAATAGAAAAAAAACATAGGGTAGATCCTTATGAAACTTTCAATAATGCTATGAATAATGTAAAGCCATATCTTGAGGTTACCTCAGTGCGTGTGGGAGGTGCAAATTATCAGGTCCCTTCCCCTGTTGATGAAAGAAGAGGGTATGCACTTGCGTCACGTTGGATTATCAATGCAGCAAATAAGCGTTCTGAAAAAATGATGATTGATAAGTTGGCGGAGGAATTATTTGAAGCATCAAATAATAGAGGGGTTGCTATTAAAAAAAGAGAGGACACTCATAAAATGGCTGAAGCTAACAAAGCTTTCGCTCATTTTAGTCCCAAAAAATCGCAACCAAGGTAA
- the rpsL gene encoding 30S ribosomal protein S12: MPTNNQLVRFGRQSKIRRTKSPALESNPFLKGVCVIVKTVTPKKPNSALRKMARVRLSNGQYVNAYIPGEGHNLQEHSTVLVRGGRVPDLPGVKYHIVRGAYDTQGVKNRKQGRSRYGTSAKQAVKK, encoded by the coding sequence ATGCCAACAAACAATCAGTTAGTACGTTTTGGAAGACAGTCGAAGATTCGTAGGACAAAATCTCCAGCTTTGGAATCTAATCCATTTTTGAAAGGTGTTTGTGTAATAGTGAAAACTGTTACTCCTAAGAAACCTAATTCTGCTCTTCGTAAAATGGCACGTGTTCGCTTAAGTAATGGGCAGTACGTGAATGCTTACATACCTGGTGAAGGGCATAATTTACAAGAACACTCTACGGTGTTGGTAAGAGGCGGAAGGGTTCCTGATCTTCCAGGTGTTAAGTACCATATAGTACGTGGTGCTTATGATACTCAGGGTGTAAAAAATCGTAAGCAAGGACGCTCACGTTATGGTACATCAGCGAAGCAAGCTGTAAAAAAATAA
- a CDS encoding RNA methyltransferase, whose amino-acid sequence MPIIILVAPQMGENIGATARAMKNFDVSELRIVSPRDGWPNEQARSMAVSAVNIIDNAKIYDSLEASIEDIDYLYATSSATRNINKNYVLSENLSQDYPTGLKVAIMFGRENCGLRNREITYAHKIININTGGFSSLNIAQSVIIICYELFRNKQLRINVNNEQDVASKGELGYFFEHLFTELNKKNFFKVPEKKLHMTQNIMNIFTRIDKLSSTELQTLRGVIATLSS is encoded by the coding sequence ATGCCAATTATTATTTTAGTAGCACCTCAAATGGGTGAGAATATTGGTGCTACTGCTAGAGCAATGAAAAATTTTGATGTTTCAGAGTTGAGAATCGTTTCACCTAGAGATGGTTGGCCGAATGAACAGGCACGTAGTATGGCGGTATCAGCGGTAAATATCATAGATAATGCTAAGATTTATGATAGTTTGGAAGCAAGTATAGAGGATATTGATTATTTATATGCAACAAGTTCAGCAACACGTAATATCAATAAAAACTATGTTCTATCAGAGAATTTAAGTCAGGATTATCCTACAGGTCTTAAAGTCGCTATCATGTTTGGTCGTGAAAATTGTGGTTTGCGAAATAGAGAAATTACTTATGCCCATAAAATTATTAACATTAATACAGGGGGTTTTAGTTCTCTTAACATTGCACAGTCAGTAATTATTATATGTTATGAGCTATTTCGTAATAAACAGCTGAGAATAAATGTTAATAATGAACAGGACGTAGCATCAAAAGGAGAATTAGGATATTTCTTTGAACATTTGTTTACTGAATTAAACAAAAAGAATTTCTTTAAAGTGCCTGAGAAAAAATTACACATGACTCAAAATATTATGAATATTTTTACTCGTATAGATAAATTATCTAGTACAGAATTACAAACTTTAAGGGGGGTAATTGCAACCCTAAGTTCATAA
- a CDS encoding helix-turn-helix domain-containing protein yields the protein MVRRNDYIQKVDQFIGGKIYSLRLAKGLSRQQLAEVIEVTHQQLQKYEKGINRISIGRLVLIAKALDKNIDYFYQGLEDADNVEPVLTQHQRMCIEVSRNFMKIRNSEHQQAVNALIRSLIKED from the coding sequence ATGGTACGAAGAAATGACTACATACAAAAAGTTGATCAATTTATAGGTGGGAAAATCTATTCTTTAAGGCTTGCCAAAGGGTTGTCACGTCAACAACTTGCAGAGGTAATAGAGGTAACACATCAGCAGTTACAAAAATATGAGAAGGGTATTAATAGAATATCAATAGGTAGGTTGGTTCTTATTGCTAAAGCATTAGATAAAAATATCGATTATTTCTATCAAGGTTTAGAAGATGCTGACAATGTCGAGCCTGTGCTTACTCAACATCAGCGTATGTGTATAGAAGTATCAAGGAATTTTATGAAAATTCGTAACTCAGAACATCAGCAAGCAGTTAATGCATTGATACGTTCTTTGATTAAAGAAGATTAG
- a CDS encoding YihY/virulence factor BrkB family protein — protein MQRIIKCLYQAAFRTIEHDGVEHSGYMSFMVLLTIFPFLVFLLALTSFVGASELGKNFITILLESMPELATDSIKTRINELGKTPPQSLMTLAIMGSIWTASSFVECLRTILNRVYEIKSPPTYIRRRLLSIAQFLVISIFITFAMLILIIVPIILTKLPIILQMIEEHKHTLTLFRYVIIFCSLFITSSSLYYIIPNAKLNFTDVVPGALLTVILWVISGYLLSTYIIYYNQLSIIYGSLGSIIVTLIFFYIINMIFIYGAEFNYLLREYP, from the coding sequence ATGCAAAGAATTATAAAATGCCTATATCAGGCAGCCTTTAGAACAATTGAACACGATGGTGTTGAACATTCAGGGTATATGTCATTTATGGTACTCCTAACGATCTTTCCTTTTTTAGTTTTTTTGTTAGCACTAACAAGTTTTGTTGGAGCATCAGAACTTGGAAAGAATTTTATCACTATTCTTCTTGAAAGTATGCCAGAACTGGCTACTGACTCAATAAAAACTAGGATAAATGAACTTGGGAAAACTCCTCCTCAGAGCCTAATGACCTTAGCAATAATGGGAAGTATTTGGACTGCTTCATCTTTTGTTGAATGTTTAAGAACAATTTTAAATAGGGTATATGAGATAAAATCTCCTCCCACCTACATAAGACGAAGATTACTTAGCATAGCACAGTTTTTAGTAATCAGTATATTCATTACCTTTGCCATGCTTATTCTTATTATAGTACCAATAATATTAACAAAACTACCAATAATTTTACAAATGATAGAAGAACATAAGCACACTTTAACCCTTTTTCGATATGTTATCATTTTCTGCTCATTATTTATTACCTCCTCATCACTATATTATATAATCCCTAATGCAAAATTAAATTTTACAGACGTAGTTCCTGGAGCTTTATTAACGGTAATTTTATGGGTGATAAGTGGATATTTATTATCTACCTATATAATATATTATAACCAATTAAGTATAATATATGGTTCACTTGGTAGTATAATAGTGACTTTAATATTTTTTTATATTATTAACATGATTTTTATATATGGTGCAGAATTTAATTACCTACTAAGAGAATATCCTTGA
- the fabG gene encoding 3-oxoacyl-ACP reductase FabG, protein MIDLTAKKSLITGASGTIGGSIAKLFHSLGSHVIISGSNQEKLQELANNLKDNYTIVPCNLANIDECTNLVSSLEQIDILVCNAGITKDMLAIKMSNEMFDQVIDINLKASFILNREAIKKMMKTRYGRIINISSVVAVSGNPGQANYCASKAGLIGMTKSLAIEVASRGITINAVSPGFIKSNMTDKLNEAQKEAIMQKIPLRTFGEAEDVANVVAFLASDKASYITGQTIHVNGGMLMI, encoded by the coding sequence ATGATAGATTTAACTGCTAAAAAATCTCTAATTACTGGAGCATCTGGGACAATTGGTGGTAGCATTGCTAAGCTATTCCACTCTCTTGGTAGTCATGTGATAATTAGTGGTAGTAACCAAGAGAAACTACAAGAACTTGCAAATAACTTAAAAGATAATTATACGATAGTACCATGTAATCTAGCAAATATTGATGAATGTACTAACTTGGTGTCTAGTCTTGAGCAAATCGACATTTTAGTTTGTAATGCCGGAATCACTAAAGATATGCTGGCAATAAAAATGTCCAATGAAATGTTTGATCAAGTTATAGATATAAACTTAAAAGCTAGCTTTATTCTAAATCGTGAAGCGATAAAGAAAATGATGAAAACTCGTTATGGTAGAATAATTAACATATCATCTGTGGTTGCAGTTTCCGGCAATCCAGGACAGGCAAATTATTGTGCTTCCAAAGCTGGTTTGATCGGTATGACAAAGTCTCTAGCAATTGAGGTAGCAAGTAGGGGTATCACAATTAATGCAGTTTCTCCTGGTTTTATTAAATCAAACATGACTGATAAATTAAACGAAGCTCAAAAAGAGGCTATAATGCAAAAAATTCCTCTTAGAACTTTCGGAGAAGCCGAAGATGTTGCAAACGTAGTAGCTTTCCTAGCAAGCGACAAGGCTTCCTACATCACCGGTCAAACTATCCATGTTAATGGTGGAATGTTGATGATATAA
- a CDS encoding transposase — MSQKNYSLTYYAEHAKKCSHDVINRFLKNEKYTPSLLWEHIKDDVILSPNGYTIFDDTVLNKRNTKKIEIARSQYSGATGGITTGIGVVSLVYYNPDINKFWVIDYRIFSPEHDGATKVEHLLNMLNNAVYSKKIPFQTVLFDTWYATHKIMQHVDSLGKYYYAPIKANRNVTKTSSSKPYKAVSKLTFSDEEIKSGVEIHIKGFAKDKHVNLFKLTVSTNRVDYIVTNNKTQKSSKAVQDECGFRWVIESMHREIKQLTGIERCQCRKQRIQRNHISCAFLVWAFLKRTAHKIGKTVYQIKLGLLDHYMQQQLRSPSLRYLEPYIA, encoded by the coding sequence GTGAGTCAAAAGAATTATAGTTTGACCTACTATGCTGAACATGCCAAAAAATGTAGCCATGATGTTATTAATAGATTTTTAAAAAATGAAAAATATACACCTTCTTTGTTATGGGAACATATTAAGGATGATGTTATTTTATCGCCTAACGGATATACAATATTTGATGATACGGTGTTAAATAAAAGAAATACCAAGAAAATAGAAATTGCTAGATCACAGTACAGTGGGGCTACAGGTGGTATTACTACTGGTATAGGAGTAGTAAGTTTGGTATATTATAATCCGGATATTAATAAGTTTTGGGTAATAGATTACCGAATTTTTTCGCCCGAACATGATGGAGCGACAAAAGTAGAACACCTATTAAATATGTTAAATAATGCTGTGTATAGCAAAAAGATTCCTTTTCAAACTGTGCTTTTTGACACATGGTATGCTACGCATAAAATTATGCAACATGTTGATTCCTTGGGTAAATATTATTATGCTCCTATTAAAGCAAATAGAAACGTTACTAAAACTTCCTCTTCTAAGCCTTATAAAGCTGTTAGCAAGTTAACGTTTTCAGATGAGGAAATTAAGAGCGGAGTGGAGATTCATATAAAGGGCTTTGCAAAAGATAAGCATGTTAATTTGTTTAAACTTACTGTTTCTACCAACAGAGTTGATTATATTGTTACCAATAACAAAACTCAAAAATCTTCTAAAGCCGTACAAGATGAGTGTGGCTTTCGTTGGGTAATTGAGAGCATGCATAGAGAAATCAAGCAACTTACCGGTATAGAACGATGCCAATGCAGAAAACAACGCATCCAGCGTAATCACATTAGTTGTGCATTTTTAGTGTGGGCTTTTCTAAAAAGAACTGCACACAAAATAGGTAAGACGGTTTATCAAATAAAGTTAGGGCTTTTAGATCATTATATGCAACAGCAGTTACGTTCACCCTCTTTACGCTATTTAGAACCTTACATAGCGTAA
- the hpf gene encoding ribosome hibernation-promoting factor, HPF/YfiA family, with the protein MQISVSGQHISIGNSLQDYVRNRTMQVSEKYFCDVIISANVHFSKQGFQLVCDIVVNDGTGRHMILKGNAASDDIYSAFDIALARLEKQLRKYKSKLKDRHDRVKISEVTSKAVKYTITPNQYEHEDEDNVAAYDNPVIIAEKSVEILTLSVSGAVMKMDLENLPALMFQNSHTNRMNVVYYRRDGNISWIDSK; encoded by the coding sequence ATGCAAATATCAGTATCAGGTCAACATATTTCTATTGGGAATTCTTTGCAAGATTATGTAAGAAACCGTACTATGCAGGTGTCAGAAAAGTATTTTTGTGATGTAATAATTAGTGCAAACGTGCATTTCTCTAAACAAGGATTCCAACTAGTTTGTGATATTGTAGTGAATGATGGTACAGGCAGACATATGATATTGAAAGGTAACGCTGCTTCAGATGACATATATTCAGCGTTTGATATTGCTCTTGCTAGGCTTGAAAAGCAGCTTAGAAAGTATAAATCTAAGCTCAAGGATCGTCATGATAGAGTTAAAATATCCGAAGTAACATCTAAAGCAGTTAAATATACTATAACACCCAATCAATATGAACATGAAGACGAAGATAATGTGGCAGCATATGATAATCCTGTAATTATAGCAGAAAAATCTGTAGAAATATTAACTCTATCAGTAAGTGGAGCAGTGATGAAAATGGATCTTGAGAACCTTCCTGCTTTAATGTTTCAAAATAGTCATACTAATCGCATGAATGTAGTTTATTATCGTCGGGATGGGAATATATCTTGGATAGATTCCAAATAA
- a CDS encoding glycoside hydrolase TIM-barrel-like domain-containing protein, with product MKIICPNIKWVAPVVCWFGDSLDIASCTIKPAVEFNDPNTQYSEQWQVGKYLRDTARLVSRDADDFPKYGGSVNDASLIRYLQELKRRNFKVMFYPMFFLDVWQKPWRGHLTGCVNSIVDFFNKDEGYNNFILHYAKLVKDHVDAFVIGSELIGLTSVKDQYNNFPAVSQLIKLAKLVKEIVGNNVLVTYAADWSEYHHTQDGWYNLDKLFASEYIDFVGIDAYFPVTRSINSGILPEEIMKGWQSGEGYDYFIDENGGRHQLAADYAWKNLRHWWENYHRNPDGVTTEWQPRMKKIWFTEFGFPSIDKATNQPNIFFDPLCSDGGVPRYSTGEVDFSIQRKAIRSFIEYWQTQEYIEQMFLWTWDARPYPAWPHSNIWQDGNLWAKGHWVNNKFGVCSLAAIILELSYKCGIPLKHIDISTLDEAVEGLVLNKALSCIDVINLLRIIYFFDIIAYQEQIKFTKRGYSTPSHISPKILVKLSNNSYLEQIEISKTSIISKLALNFIDRYDDYNNSFCQINSENFSHRPIPNLKLPIILSYLEAERLGQLILKNAATETKILRFIMPANFIKYQPGGFYHIILSELSISD from the coding sequence ATGAAAATTATATGCCCTAACATCAAATGGGTTGCACCAGTTGTATGTTGGTTTGGCGATAGTTTGGATATTGCAAGTTGTACTATTAAACCTGCTGTGGAATTTAATGATCCAAATACACAATATTCAGAACAATGGCAAGTTGGGAAATATTTACGTGATACGGCAAGGCTAGTATCACGAGATGCAGATGATTTTCCTAAATATGGCGGCAGCGTCAATGATGCTAGCTTAATCCGTTACTTACAGGAATTAAAACGTAGAAACTTTAAAGTTATGTTTTATCCAATGTTTTTTTTGGATGTTTGGCAAAAGCCATGGCGTGGTCATTTAACAGGCTGCGTAAATTCAATAGTAGATTTTTTTAATAAAGATGAGGGTTATAATAATTTTATCCTACATTATGCTAAATTGGTTAAAGATCATGTTGATGCTTTCGTAATCGGTTCTGAACTAATAGGTTTAACTAGTGTCAAGGATCAATATAATAATTTTCCCGCTGTTAGCCAATTGATAAAATTAGCAAAATTAGTCAAAGAAATCGTGGGTAATAATGTACTTGTTACTTATGCAGCAGATTGGTCAGAGTATCATCACACACAAGATGGATGGTATAATTTGGACAAATTATTTGCCTCAGAATATATAGATTTCGTAGGTATTGATGCTTACTTTCCTGTAACGAGAAGCATAAATTCAGGAATTTTACCAGAAGAAATCATGAAAGGCTGGCAATCAGGCGAAGGATATGATTACTTTATAGATGAAAATGGTGGCAGACATCAGTTAGCTGCCGATTATGCTTGGAAGAATTTAAGACATTGGTGGGAGAATTATCATCGTAACCCTGATGGTGTTACAACAGAATGGCAACCAAGAATGAAAAAAATTTGGTTTACGGAATTTGGCTTTCCTTCCATTGATAAAGCAACTAATCAACCTAATATATTCTTTGATCCTTTATGTAGTGATGGTGGAGTACCGAGATATTCTACTGGTGAAGTTGATTTTTCTATTCAGCGTAAAGCTATTCGAAGTTTTATTGAATATTGGCAAACACAAGAATATATCGAACAAATGTTTTTATGGACTTGGGATGCTAGGCCTTACCCAGCTTGGCCACATAGTAATATTTGGCAAGATGGTAACTTATGGGCAAAAGGGCATTGGGTTAATAATAAGTTTGGGGTTTGTAGTTTAGCGGCAATAATTCTCGAATTGTCTTATAAATGCGGTATTCCATTAAAGCACATCGATATATCAACTCTCGATGAAGCTGTAGAAGGGTTGGTATTAAATAAAGCTTTGTCTTGTATTGATGTTATTAACCTTTTGCGTATTATATATTTCTTTGATATCATAGCTTATCAGGAACAAATTAAGTTCACTAAACGTGGATATTCTACCCCTAGTCATATTAGTCCCAAAATATTGGTTAAACTATCAAACAATAGCTACTTAGAACAAATAGAAATTTCTAAAACTAGCATTATTAGTAAACTAGCACTAAACTTTATCGATCGGTATGATGATTATAATAATAGCTTTTGCCAAATAAATAGTGAGAATTTTTCACATAGACCTATTCCTAACTTAAAACTACCTATTATACTATCTTATCTTGAAGCTGAAAGATTAGGGCAGTTAATCCTAAAAAATGCCGCTACTGAAACTAAAATTTTAAGATTTATCATGCCAGCAAATTTTATCAAATATCAACCCGGGGGATTTTATCATATTATATTATCGGAATTATCAATATCAGATTAG
- the murC gene encoding UDP-N-acetylmuramate--L-alanine ligase, giving the protein MFLLELKKINGTLDTMHFIGIGGIGMSGIAEILHNLGYKVQGSDIAENYNTKRLENNGIKVFLGHQGQNVTNVSYVVVSSAINKDNPEIQEALHRKIPIIRRAEMLAELMRLKCSVAISGSHGKTTTTSLVACLFEAAGLCPTLINGGIVNSKSTNAYLGSGNYLIAEADESDATFIHIPATVAVITNIDPEHLDFYHNFDSLIQAFRSFITNLPFYGFAVVCIDHKVVRNLVSSIFERKIITYGIDSNDAHIQAFNLNFDITSSTFDVLINLPNVHGVTIIERITLPTPGRHNILNALAAIAIAVELDFGIKIIKNGFNSFKGIKRRFTKVAEYNSATIIDDYAHHPEEVKATLATARNIANKQNSKIIAIFQPHRYTRIKYLFDDFLTCFVDADQVYITDIYAGGEQPIDGITGKSIVDEINNTKSHPMAAFIEDHKDIAKIIISEAMPNDIIVMMGAGSISAWANDLHQQFTRERHCEKA; this is encoded by the coding sequence ATGTTTTTATTAGAACTAAAAAAAATAAACGGAACTCTTGATACGATGCATTTTATAGGTATCGGAGGAATCGGTATGAGTGGCATTGCTGAAATACTACATAATCTCGGATATAAAGTGCAAGGGTCTGATATAGCAGAAAATTATAATACCAAAAGACTAGAAAATAATGGTATTAAGGTTTTCTTAGGTCATCAAGGACAAAATGTCACTAATGTTTCATATGTAGTGGTATCATCAGCTATAAATAAAGATAATCCTGAAATTCAGGAAGCCTTACATAGAAAGATACCAATAATTAGGCGGGCTGAGATGCTGGCTGAATTAATGAGGCTAAAATGCTCTGTAGCAATCTCTGGTTCGCATGGAAAGACTACTACAACATCATTAGTTGCTTGTTTATTTGAAGCTGCCGGGCTTTGTCCGACTTTAATTAATGGTGGTATTGTTAATAGTAAATCTACTAATGCCTATCTTGGGTCTGGGAATTATCTGATAGCCGAAGCCGATGAGTCTGACGCAACTTTCATTCACATACCAGCAACCGTTGCGGTAATAACTAATATCGATCCTGAACATCTAGATTTTTACCATAATTTTGATAGTTTAATTCAAGCTTTTAGGAGCTTTATAACTAATTTACCATTTTATGGCTTTGCAGTTGTTTGTATTGATCATAAAGTTGTTAGAAATTTAGTAAGTAGCATCTTTGAGCGTAAAATTATAACTTATGGCATAGACTCAAATGATGCTCATATACAAGCCTTTAATTTGAATTTTGATATTACATCATCAACTTTTGATGTGCTAATTAACTTACCTAACGTACATGGTGTAACAATTATAGAGCGAATCACCTTACCAACCCCAGGAAGACATAATATCCTTAATGCTCTTGCTGCTATAGCGATAGCTGTGGAACTTGATTTTGGTATTAAAATCATTAAAAATGGATTTAATAGTTTTAAAGGGATCAAACGCCGATTCACTAAGGTAGCCGAATATAACAGTGCTACCATAATTGATGATTATGCTCACCATCCGGAGGAAGTAAAGGCTACACTTGCTACAGCAAGAAATATTGCTAACAAGCAAAATAGTAAGATTATAGCAATCTTCCAACCACATAGGTACACAAGGATTAAATATTTGTTTGATGATTTTTTGACTTGTTTTGTTGATGCTGACCAGGTGTATATCACGGATATATATGCTGGCGGTGAACAGCCAATAGATGGTATAACAGGAAAAAGTATAGTGGATGAAATCAACAATACTAAATCTCATCCAATGGCAGCTTTTATCGAGGATCACAAAGATATAGCTAAAATTATTATTAGTGAAGCTATGCCAAATGATATAATAGTAATGATGGGTGCTGGGAGCATTTCTGCTTGGGCCAATGATTTGCATCAGCAATTTACGCGAGAACGTCATTGCGAGAAGGCGTAA